The nucleotide sequence ACTTATGAAACGATTGAAGCCATGATAGCCAAGATTATTAAAGGAACAAACTTCAGTGGAGTTGTCAATTATATGCTCAGCAAACGTGAAGGTAAAGTCAAGGTCTTACAAGCCAATGGCGTGCGCAGTTCTTTACCAAATGACGTTGCACACGACTTCAACTTGCAAGCCTCTATGCGTCCAAGTGTACAGAAACCAGTTTGTCATACCATACTCTCATTCTCGACACATGATTCAGAACGACTAACAGATGCAACAATGGTGAGGATTGCCAACGAATATCTTCATAAAATGGGCTATGGCGACACACAGAGCCTTATCGTAAGGCACAACGACCGCCAGCATCCGCACCTGCACATTTGTATCAATCGCATTGGAAATGACGGTAAGACCATCAGCGACCGCAACGAAAAGTATCGTTCCACAAAGATTTGTCGAGGACTGACTGAGCGTTATGGTCTAACCATTGGCGAAGGAAAGCAAGAGGTAAACCGCTCGCGATTGAGAGGTGAGGATAAATTGCGATATGAAATATTCGATACCATTAAGTTTATATTACCTCAATCTCAGACTTGGAAAGATTTTGTTGCAGGGTTAGAGCAACAAGATATTACCACTCGTTTCAAAACAAAAGGTAATACCGATGTTGTACAAGGAATCACCTTTGAAAAAGACGGATGTAGTTTCAGTGGCTCAAAGATAGACCGAACGTGCTCTTTCTCTCGCCTCAATGCTGAGATAGAACAAAATTCTCACAAACAAGAGCAAATTAATCAACAAAATGAACCTATGGTACATTCTGTAGATGAAAGCAATTTTATTACCGACCTATCTGAAGCAATTAGTGAAGTGTTTTCTATGCCAACACCAAGTAATGGCGTAGATGTTGATGAACTTCGATTTCAAAAGAAACTCCGTAATAAAGCTAATCGCAAACGTAGAATTTAATCACATCAAATTTATATCAGTATGAATAACGAAATAGCACCTGTTCTCGATATTCTCGAAGAACTCAAACAAGAATGCAAAGCCATCAGTAAGGCACAGGTAGAACTGCACGCTACTATTGCTGAACAGCTATCTAATCCAAAGGGAGATAGCATTAAAACGCAAGGAGCTGTACAAATCCATCTCTCGAAAGAAACTCAAGCCAAAATCAAGGAGTATCAACTTTTTGTTTTGGAGGCACTATCAGAGTCGAGTAAGAAGCTTGACCCAAAGTTTGAAGCGTTGCAACAGCTTATCAGCAAGCATCAAAAATCTTTAGAATACAAGAACTACTCGCTCTTTGCAAGCGTGCAATTAGCCGAGCGTATGCTACTCTTATTGGTTTCTGGGCTGGTCATGATGAGTTGCTGGTTCTTCGGTATGGGAGCCAACCAACTGCAAACAGCCTCTGATTACGACCTGCGTTATCGCTATCTGCGTATGCAGGGTAAAGCAACCGCTTCAGAATTCGCTCATCTTGACAGCATTTTTACTTCGCATCGAAATCCCCAAACCATTCAGCAGTTGGAGCAGAAGGTCTTTGATTACGAGCAAGCCCTGCAACGGCAAGCGGAGTTATTGTTACAACAAGATAAGATTAAGCAAGAGCAAAGAGAACTAAAAAAGCAGTTGAATAAATAGCAAACAGTCCAAGAATCTATTTAGTACAGATTCTTGGAGTGTCTTCGTTCAGTAGTTTATTTTTCTACTTGCAGATAACTTATTGTTTAGCAACAGAAAATTTCGTATTTTCACTCATCAATTATATAGATTTTCCATATCCAATATTTTCGCCTGTTATTTCACAGCAAATTTCGTCTATAAATTGCTGAAAACATATATCCATAAATTCATTAATTAACCAATTATAATGTCCCGAAAGTAGTTGACTAAATTCCTGGGGATTGTATCTTACTAATTCACTTAACCAATGCATTAATGCATAAGTAATTACTAGAGGACTACGGTTCACAACTCCTTTTACATTTTTCTTAATATACCAGGATGTTTGAAACCCTCTTATATAAAAGAAATTATGTCTGATTTTGTTATGATATTTCACAAGTTTCTGTATTCTTTCGCTTTCCTTTTTGTGAATATCCCAATCAAATCTCTTTTTTACCCTAAAAATAACAGCTTCTGTATCCTTAGTTTTTTCGAAAGTTTTCGGTATATTTCTTAATGTATTACCATTTGAATATGCGTCATCGATAGTGAATTGAATATAAGCTTTTTTATGCGGTTTATTTAATTTGAAAACTATGTTTTCTATAGGAATAAATAGCTCAGTTTTTTTAGAACAAGTAATACTAAACGTACGATGAATAGCTGGCAGATTTCGAAGGAGATCCAACACTTTGATCCTTTCTTTATTTGTACTATCTTTTATACAATTAGCAAGTTTGGCTAACACGCCTCCACCTTCAAGAATAATTTCCTTGTTTAAGATACTTTGATTCGAATTACGGTCTGATGAAACCCCGTGGCTGATATTTATTAACGGATCATTATCGTTTTTCAAAGATATAAGTGATTTAGCGGCATTCATACAACAATAGTATGCAATAAGAGGTTTGGATTCTATAGGTAATTCCTTTGCTGCGTTATAGAAATTCATGGCTTGTTTCCAAAAGAATCTAGCATATTGAGTTTTTTCCTTAGGCTGACTAATAAGCCATAGTTCTACATAGGAAAATGGGACTTTAGTAAGCACCCTTTTACTCTTGTAATTAGGAGCGGTATATGCCTTTGCTATACTGAGCTCTACGGAATTTAATTTTATAGTCATATTATTTTATCAATAATGATATCTTCTATCGCAATTTTATTATTTTAGTCTTTCTTTAATATATCTACCCCAACGATCTTGGACAATTCTTCCTCAACTTCCTCCACCGTAGGTAATGCAGATTTTAGATTGTCAGGGATTGCTTTTGACAGTTGGTAATCACTCACACCAATTGGTTGGTCATAGCCTGAGAGAGCATATTGTGCCACGACTTTATCACCACCATTACAGAGAAGCAAGCCGATGGTCTTATTGTCGTGTTCGCCACGGAGGGTATCATCCACTACATTGATGTAGAAGTTCAGTTGCCCCATATATTCAGGCTTGAAAGGTGTGGCTTTAAGTTCGATAACAACGTATGCATGTAGTTGGATGTTATAGAGTATGAGGTCGGCATAGAAATCAGAATCGCCCACTTCAAAATGCTTCTGCTGTGCCACAAATGCAAAGCCACAACCCATTTCCAGAAGATATTTCGTAATATGCGAAACCAATTGCCGTTCAATGTCTCGTTCTGCCATTTTATCAGTCTGTCCCATCATATCAAAGATGTAAGGGTCTTTCATCAGATAATTGGCAAGGTAGCTTTGCGGTTTGGGTAATCGCACAGAGAAGTTGCTCACTTTCTTTGCCGTAATCTGCCGAGCGAAAAGATTGGTTTCAATCTGCATTTGCAGAACATTGCTACTCCAGCCATTTGCAACCGCCTGCGTGATATACCAATAACGTTCACCCAAAGGCAGCTTGCTATTAAGCAATATAACATGGCTCGCCCAATTAGTGCGAACTACGGCAGACTGCTTAAAAATGTCTTCTATCTGATTTATATCGTGTTGGTAAATGACAGACAGTACTTCAGATATCTCTCCTAATTGTGCAACAGGTTCTTGCGTAATTATATCTCCTAGATTACCTGTAGCTTGGATTTGCGCAAGAGGTTCTTGCGTAAATTGATTGAGTTCGTTTGTAAGTTGTAATACATTATCAACCGAAGTACTATTAAGCTGTTTTTCAACCTTACCCACTTCTAATAGAATCTCCATAGGATAGACTTTGGCGAATTGGCACATATAGATAAGGTTACGAGTGGAATAGCCTTTCTTATCAGGATATTTAGAACGTATCGCCTTGGAAAGATTATCTATGACTTTGCTTCCCCAACCTTCTTTCTTTTGGAGGTAGAGAATAAAGTGCCCTACTTTCCAATAGTGGAAAAGCATATCTGCATTTGCAGAGGCTATCATGCGTACTTGCGTATGCTCAAGATCAGAACCGATGGCTTGAACAACGAGTAATAAATCTTGTTTTTCTGCTTTATTTATTTCTTGGCCCATATTGTTTCGGTATTATAATTGATTGAATTTACTCATGGCATTTGCCTTGATGTCGTCCGCAATATCTATGTAAGGTTTCATAGCCTTGTAATCGCTGTGCCCAGTCCATTTCATAACTACTTGCGGAGGAATACCCAATGCAAGTGCATTACAGATAAACGTTCTACGACCAGCGTGTGTTCCAAGCAAGGCATATTTAGGTGTAACTTCGTCAATGCGCTCATTACCTCTATAATAAGTTTGACGTACAGATTCGTCAATACCAGCCAATTCTGCCAACTCTTTAAGATAATCGTTCATTTTCTGGTTAGTAATGACAGGCAAAACTTTGTCATCTTCAAATACCACATCCTTATATTTATCCAGAATCGCTTTACTATGTTTATTCAACTCGATAATCAGACTATCAGAAGTCTTAACCGTTGTAACCTCAATATGGTCGCCCTTTATATCACTTCTACGAAGATTAAACACATCGGAGTAGCGCAAGCCCGTGAAGCATTGGAAGAGAAATACATCACGCACTCTATCTAAAGCTTGCTTGGCAGCAGGTACCTCGAACTCTCGGAGTTTGTTCAGTTCCTCCCAAGTGAGAAAGATGATTTTCTTCTGTGTGCTTTTGAGTTTAGGCTTATAACTATCGTAAGCATTGTTCTGATGTAGACCTTTCTTGAAAGCCCAGCGTAAAAACCACTTCAAGAAACTTAATTGCTTGCCAATGGTAGAATTGCGCATTTCCTTTACATCACGAAGATAGGTAACATAATCATTTAGACCTTTCTCATCAAAGAAATCAAATGTAAGTCCATCACGAAAGTTCATCAAATGATTTTTCACAGCAGCAAACTTCTCGTAAGTAGAATCAGTCCAATCATTCTGTCGTCCACAATCTCTCACAAACTCATCGAATACCTTGTAGAAAGCATTAGGTGTTGATTTTCTCGGTTTGAATTCTTTCTCTATAGGTTTGTGCAATGCATTGAATGCTTCTTTAATTTGTTCAGGGGTTGGCATTATTTCTTCTACCTCAAACTTTTTGAAAATTTCCTGCACCTCTGTATAATAGCCCAAGAGTGAAGCATTGATTTCAGAAGCTGATTGTTTCAGTTTGTTGCTACAACCATTCTTTACACGTTGCTTATCTGCATCCCACTTGGCAGCATCGATGCGATAGCCTGTCGTGAACTCAATCCGCTTGGAAGCGAAATTGACACGCATACGGATAGGCACATTCTCAACAATGAGAACACCGTCCTTCTTCCTACTTTCCAACGTGAAGATAATGTTTCGTTTGATGTTCATGCTTTTGGGTGTATAGATTTCTGCACCCAAAATTACACCCAAATTTTGATATTACCAAAGATTTTTCATGAAATCTTATTTTATTAACATTCTGTATAAATCTCTATTATACAATAGATTGAACGTATATGATACTATTTGAAGGTTCAAGAGAAAGAGCCTCTCTCTCCGCTAATAGGTTTCAAAAGGACTTCACAAAAGTTGTCATTTTAGCCTTCACAATTTAGATAATCGTTGTAAAATCAAGGTTTTACAACGATTTTTATTTGTATATACCTCTATCGCCTGACGGCATAAACCTATGTTTTGACAATCATCATTCGGTCAAATTCTGCTACATAAACTGCTACACAAAAATTGTAGCAATAAAAAATGTAGCAATGACGGGATTTTGAATACCATATTGACGGCATTAATTCTTTCTTTTTCAGAGTGTTATATATTAACTTTGCAGCCGAGTGCTACACAAAAGAATGATACATTATGAGAACAAATTTCAAGGTATCCTTCTACCTACGCTCAAACTATGAGAACAAAGAAGGAAAGTCGCCTGTAATGCTCCGTGTATTCCTTAACGGAGAGATGTCAAATTTTGGATCTACGAAAATCTTCGTGGACAAGACAATGTGGAATAATGCCACAAGTCGGCTCAAAAGCCGGACGGCAGAAAGTTTGTCCGTCAATGCGGCATTGGACTCTATTTCCACTACACTGAATGGAATTTACCGCAAGTTTGAGGATGACGAGTCCCTGTCATTGGAAAAAATCCGTTCTTTCTTTGTACAATAGTCCGTTAAATATTATGCTGCGTCAGCATCGAAACTAAATATATCATTTATCCTTTCTTTATTTAATGGCGTGTTCGGGTTCTTCTCGAACACGTCAATAATTCGTTGCGCATAGTAGGCATTGACCATCTGCGCTTTAAGTCGACCGATGGACGTGCCAAGTTCCTTGCACATGATTTTGGTCACATTGAGTGCTGTGAATGAAGAGTTGAAAGCAAATTCAAGTTTTCTCTTGTCGCGTGCCTGACAATCTGTAAGACCGAGGAATTGCTTTGCGTCGCGAAAGCAAAACTCCTCTTGGAAACGTGTGGTATAGTACTCCATCACATCGCGTCCACTCATGCTCTCATCCGTAGAGAAGTACAGACGGCGGACACCGTTGGGCAACTCGTGGATGACAAGCGACACGACCCTATGCAAGGATTTGCACCATGCCTTGAGCGCATAGGCTGTACCTTTGGTCTCTCCTAAATCAAGCTCATTGCCTTTGGATATGTCGATGTTCCTTACGTCAATCTTATCACCTTTGACACGAGGACGGCCGGGCTTTCCTGTGGGCTCTCCGTCCCATATATAGAACAAGGCTGCATCATGACGCAAGCGACTCACAACATGGAAGCCCATCTTCATTACCTTGTCGATGAAAGGTCTTTTGGAGAAGGCTGAGTCGGCGACAAGAACCTTGCAAATACGCTGTAAGGTTACCTTGTCGTCCTCCAACACCTTGGCATACCAGTCGTATAGACTCATCTCTTTTTTCTCCTCCCCTTTTTCCAATGTGGTCTGCACAGCCTTGAGCATCATACACTCATGCAGGTCTACATCTATCACACCGATGCCGAGAATCTCAAGACCGTGCTTTACCGCACCTGCACAGCCCGACCAAAACGTACCCACGTATGGGGTATGCTTCCCAGCCTTCTTAATGAAGCTTGGATCAATAACGATGGCATTGCGACCCTTACCCTGCTTGAAGGCGAAAGCACTCAGCCACATATTCATTTCGAGCCAGTTCACGCTGCGCTCTGCCGTCTGCCGATAGCATTGCTCGCCACGCTTTCCATAGCGTCCCATCTGCGTGAAATTACATTTCCTTGGGATGACCATCAAAAGAAAAAGCATTTCCATGACGTTTGTTTGAATACTTTTGTTTAACTTTGCTCCATCTTCGGCACTAAATGCTGCTTTGCAGAGCCTCATATATCGGCTAATCAAGTTGGTTATCAGCATAAACTTTATTGTCTTTTTACATCTATAAAGTTACTGAAATTCAATGAGATAGCCGATTTTATTATGTTATATTTTGTTATATTCTGTTGCCTAATTATCTCTTTCTCAGAGACTTATCATGTTTCCTTTCTACCACAATTCCTGTTGCCTTTTGGGTAAAAGCTTCGCAAACTGCGAAAATTTAACGGACTATTGTTTGTAGGAAAAGACAGGGAATACACGACTTTTCTCCCAGTATTTGACAAGTTCAACGAAGACATCAGGCAACGCGTCAGACACACCATCAGCAAAGATAGTTTGCAAAAGTACTGTGTTTTGAGAAGACATTTCTCAGAGTTCCTTATCCATAAATATGGAAGAAAGGATATAGGACTTACAGAATTTACTCCATCCGTGGTACAAGACTTTGAGTTATATCTGAGTACAGTGGCAGGCTGCGCTTACAATACATCGGTTAAAAAAAACATATTCTCGTGATTTTATTTTATCATTATTTATTTAAATAGCCTTAGAACCATAGAACTTTTCTTTTATCACCTTAATTCCGCAGAACAAAATCTTATAAGAAACCCAAGTGCCTGAGTGACAAAGTCTTCAAAACACTTGGATATGTCAGAAATTTCACCTAACATAGTGCTGTTAAATAAAAGCAAGCAAAACAAGTGACATGACAAAGATAGCAATTAAAAACGAGAATATCACTTCTTTCGGTGGAATTTATCATATTATGGACGTATTTTCAAAGTTGGGCTTTGAAAAACTTACAGAATCTGTCTTGGGCAAATGTGGGTGTAGCGATAAGGCTTTTAGTCATGGAAACATTTTCGGTTCTCTCTTCTTCAGTTACCTTTGTGGTGGAGAATGTCTTGAGGATATCAATGCGCTTATAGGGCAGTTCAGGCAGAGACCTGGCACGCAACTGCCTGGTGCCGACACTGTAGGACGTGGACTTAAGGAACTTGCCGAAGAGAATATCGTCTATAAGAGCGAGATCTCTGGGAAGTCGTATAGCTTCAATGCAGCAGAGAAACGGAACACCTTACTTCTGCGAATGATACGACAGATGGGGCTTATAAAGGTAGGCAGCCATGTTGACTTGGACTTTGATCATCAGTTTATTCCTGCCCACAAGTTCGATGCAAAGTATTCTTACAAACAGGATTTTGGCTACTTCCCTGGTTGGGCTTCCATTGGGGGGCATTATCGTTGGAGGTGAGAATCGTGATGGAAACACCAATGTGAAATTTCATCAGGAAGACACGCTTCGTCGCATTATGGACCGAGTAATCTCAGAACTTGGTGTGACAATAGAGCGTTTCCGTGCCGACTGTGGGTCGTTCTCAAAGGAAATTATCCAAACCGTAGAGCAACACTGTAACACATTCTATATACGTGCTGCCAACTGTGGCACCCGCCACGAGGAGTTCTGCCAGCTGGAAGAATGGAAGAGCGTTGAGGTTGGTTATGAATTTTGTCAGTGTGCCAGCGAAATGGGTGCGCACAGGAAGGCAGAACGTTCTAAACCTTTATACCAATAAAGCATACTACTCTGAAGTGTTCCTTGAATAAACAGCATTTCTTTGTGGCATTCATTTTCCCCATTGGCTTGGGTGGGGGATTTTATGCGCCTGCAAGGGCAAATTCCAGTCTAAGGTCGCTTCCTATCACATGTAGAGGCAAAAAGACGTCTCAACACACAAAATCATCTCACAAGAAAAAGTGCTGCGGAATTGAGGTATCAAAGAAATTAGCTCTGCAAAATTAAGTTTAAAAACTTTCTGCGGAACACGGACATCATAACTGCCATTAATTCTTATATCTTCTTCTCCTCCTTCAAAAGCTGCATCAACCCTTTTTTTTAATTCTGCTTCGAGAAGACCAATATCGTCACAAACTTTCAATAATTGTTCCATTTCCTCAATTTTCAAGCACTCCTCATTTTCTACACGTTTTTTGTCAAAATTCCACATTTGAGCAGAGATCAAGGAATAACGCATAGGGTGTTCTACCGCTGTTTGGAATTGCAAAGCAGACATAATTGCCTGTTCCTTATTTATCCACCGTGATTTAATTTCGATACGATATGGTTCAAAACCATCTTTACTTAGTATTAAATCCTGACCGCCTTGCTCATTCTTTACAGAGATGTTTGTATCTTTTAGAGTCTCTTCTATAAGGCGTTGAACATTCTTCTCAACATAATCTCCTAACATCTTAATGTATTGTTCATGCTCATAAGCATCAATAGCTTCATTTATTTTATTTAGCACATTGTCCGCATCAGATCTTTCAGACACATCTGCCATCTTTGTAAGTAATTCTGGCTTTTTCTGTTTCATCATTCGATTGATGGCCTTACGTTCTTCATCAGTGCCCAATTTATATCTTATTGATTCACGTTGATCATATATATCTTTGAAAAGTCTCCGCCATTGCTCTCCTTCTGTACCTTTCTGCTCCGTAAGTTCTATAATATCAAGCAGGATTATATTATCGTATTGTGAAGAACTCAATTTATTTTGTATTTCTTTAGCAACACTTTCAGGAGTGAATTGATATGTCTCTTCATTATATTTGGAGAAGAAATCTGCAAAACGAGAATCTACGCACTTACCATTTAAATCTTCACCAATGACATCTGTGTATAATTCAAATAACTTGGTACTTACATTTATATTCTTTTTCAGGTCGTCAGGTTTATGCAAAAACCCATTCATGTCAGGATAAATAGCATATTGTGTGCAGAATGTTTTATAATCATCACCTCGAGCATAGTCAACAAAATCGACCAAATCCTTGATATTCTCTTCGGTCCACATTTTATTCTTTTTACTAATTTTCATCATCTGATTCTCTACAAGCGATTTAAATACTTGCCGATATAGGTCAAATCCATTTTGATCTTCTTCATCTGCAGGGATATATATTTCCTCATAGCCTTTAATTCCTTCAAAGCGATAGATTATAGGCATTAACTTGTTACGCTTAGAATCACCATTTTGTGTCGTAAATGCAGAACAGAGATTGATTATGCTTTTCTCGAAATCACCACCATAAGGTTGTGGAGTCACAGAATTTTTCCAACAAGTATTTTCTTTTTCCCCTACAATATCATTTAATTCCTCTCGCAAATTTTGTCGAGTATATGGGGTGAGTTTAATTATATCTTGATATTCCATATCAACCATCTTTATGCAGATGGTTGAATCTACTGCTTTTACAAGGTTATATAACTCGGCGGGAATTACTCTAGCATCACGTAAATCATCACGCTTTTTTAATTCACCTTCACGGTTAGGAATAAGTTCGTATTTTTCAAAGAATTGTGTAGCATCTGCCGCAACAAGTAATTTCAACATGTTCAGTAGATTTTCACCTTTTTCTTTACTCACAAATTTTACGATGTCTTCAAGTGTCAAAAAGTTTTTTTCTTTTTCACAATCCCAAACGCTAATGATTTTTGACCATTGAAGTATTTCATCCTTGCAAGGTATCAGTTTTGTCCTCTTTGCATAAGGGTAAATGGTATTAAGGTACTCTGTTTCATTCTCAGATAAAAATTGTTCTAGTGAGGATTCTAAGACCATAGGGTGCTCTTCTTCATCCATACAATACCGTTTTCCATCAATCTCAATCAACTTTAGTTTTTGAAATTCAGTTACCCACTCTTCTTTTAGATCTTTATAATAATTTTCTGTTTCCTTCTCTGTAAATCCATTATCCTTTATGTCAATATTAGCCATCAAAATAGTTTTATCCCATTTTTCGACATATATTTCAAGAAATTTCCAGAGGTATTGTGTCATCTCATTTAGTATTTTCTTATTGTCCTGGACAATGCTCTCATTTGCATCATTATTCTTTGGAACAATAATATTATCACGCTTTTCTTCAGGAGTAAAACGATGAGAGTGGAACAGGAAATTTACATTAAAATAATTAGAGCCAATTAAAGGGAAGTGTACAAATAATTTAGGTATATCACCTAAAGAACATACCTCTGTTTCGGTTTGGAGAGGCAATAATATTCGACTCTCTCCATCGTGAAGCTCTAAATAAAAACAAATATCAGAGTAAATAACTATATTTGCAGTTGTGCACTTTTGCTTGACAACGTACACATCCTACACCTATGGTAGAACAGATATTCCTATATGGACGTGGCAGTATCAATTGATACACTTTTCTCTTTCACCGATATCAACCTACGACATAACTACAAAAGATATAAAATTGTGATAGAAAGAAAGTTAGAATGTAGTTAGAGAAAAACAAGCATTACAACCCTATGACTACATTCTACTTTTCTTCTTTACGTACGTTCACTTGTTATTTTATTTTGAGTATAGTCATTTCATGTATTAAAATGGAGTCAGAAACTGTACTTCATCTTCACCCACGCTTCGGAGTTCTTACCATACATGGCAAACTTGCCTTTGTTGGCATGGAAATAGTCGTAGCCGACGGTGAGTTCTATATCGTCGTTGAGAGAATAGGAGGCGGAAAGGCGGTTGAAGATGCCGCCGCTTGCCACGTCGATGTAGGCAAAGGTGGAGAGTTTCAGCGTGTTGTGCAGCAGTTCCTTTGAGAGTCTTGCTGTGGCAAGTCCGGCATTGCGATAGATGGAGAGTGCTGCGAGATTGCCCGATGTGTATTTATGGCAATACTGCATGCTGATGTTCCAGTCGTTACCCGGATACCAGTCTACCCCTGCAAGGGCGTTGAGGGTGTTGCGCCGCACGGTATTCTGCCCCAAGCCGCTTCCTTGTGCCTCACCTATGTACTCGGCGACTTCGGCGCGGAGGACAAACTGACCGACGGGCAATGAGCAGTCGGCACCCAACATCGTCATACGGCGGTACTGTCCGTTGATGTGGAGCGTCCTTCCATCGCCCGACAGGGCAGGGCAAAGGGCGGGCAACTTGTTCCACGTCCGCAAGGCACTCACGGAGAAGTCTATTCCGCTGAGATTGACGCTTGCCCGGCCGCCAAACTCCATATTCTTGATTTTCTTTTCCGGCTTGCCGCTTTCCAAGTCGGTGGTATAGGGTAGTGTAGCAGATGGCAGGCGTATTGCCCACGGATTGCGCTCGTCTGTCGGCAGAATAAAGAAGTTTACCACAGGATTGCACACGGCTTCAAGGGTGACCGAACCTCTTGTGTATTTTGCACGCAGTCCGTTGACGGGCATGCGAATGTCGTCGTAGTCTTGTGCGAGAAACTCGGTATAATCGAACGGCGACACGCAATCGGTAACGCGCAGTGCATCCGCCACGCCCCATACGACAATCTGCCGCCCGACGCGCAGGTCGAAGTTGCCCTTTGCATAAGAGAGATAAGCCTCGCGCAATTCCAGTCCTGTGCGTTCTTTCAATATTCCGTTGTAGGTGGCGTTCAGGGATAGGAAGAGCGAAGCCGCCCCTTTTTCGAGTTTGAGTTCTCCCCGCGCCCGAGTCCGCGAAGCCATCCAGTCGGTACGTCCCTCCGTCCTGACGGCATGGTAGGTATCAAGAAAACCTTTCACCTGCACCTGCAAGGCCTTATCGTCCGATGCTTCGACCGTTTCCAGCGGAGTGCATTCCGAACCGATGGTGTCGCTATCGGCCGGCAATGTATTATCGATTTGGGCCGCTGCCTGCACCGAGAGTATCGGCACAAGCAAGAGCATAAATAGTTTCATATCAGAGTCCTTTCTCCAGTTGGGAAACAGTGAAAAGGTTAGGCGATAGCTTTATGTTGAACTTCTGATTGTCCATACGGATAATGGTTTTGTGTCCCGTCTGTACATTCTCCATCTGCATATGGTGCATCGTCCAGAAGCCCTGCACTTTATTTATGTTGGAAATCGTGAGCCTACGGTGCAGCTTGTTCAGTTTGTCGTAGTATTCCGCCTTTACCGCCATCAGGCAGTCCTGCCGAACCCAGGTGACGCGGCGTGTGTAAATCTCGTCTTTGTCGTTGGGTACCGACTCTACCACCCAACATTTTTGACCGCCCAACATTTCTTCGCGCAGAAGCGTATGCTTCTCTTCGTCCACGCTGCGGGCGCTCATATCGTTGTAGGTAAAGTCGCTGCCCATGAAATAATCGGTTTTCGACGACTTC is from Prevotella melaninogenica and encodes:
- a CDS encoding DUF1302 family protein, whose protein sequence is MKLFMLLLVPILSVQAAAQIDNTLPADSDTIGSECTPLETVEASDDKALQVQVKGFLDTYHAVRTEGRTDWMASRTRARGELKLEKGAASLFLSLNATYNGILKERTGLELREAYLSYAKGNFDLRVGRQIVVWGVADALRVTDCVSPFDYTEFLAQDYDDIRMPVNGLRAKYTRGSVTLEAVCNPVVNFFILPTDERNPWAIRLPSATLPYTTDLESGKPEKKIKNMEFGGRASVNLSGIDFSVSALRTWNKLPALCPALSGDGRTLHINGQYRRMTMLGADCSLPVGQFVLRAEVAEYIGEAQGSGLGQNTVRRNTLNALAGVDWYPGNDWNISMQYCHKYTSGNLAALSIYRNAGLATARLSKELLHNTLKLSTFAYIDVASGGIFNRLSASYSLNDDIELTVGYDYFHANKGKFAMYGKNSEAWVKMKYSF
- a CDS encoding outer membrane lipoprotein-sorting protein, whose protein sequence is MKTKHFTLLLIAILAVCGAQAAGLSGRDIMQKVRNRADGDTRYATIEMTLIQKSGHKRVRKLESWAMDIGNDTKKIMFFTYPGDVKGTGFLTWDYDNTAKVDDKWLYLPAMKKTRRISGKSSKTDYFMGSDFTYNDMSARSVDEEKHTLLREEMLGGQKCWVVESVPNDKDEIYTRRVTWVRQDCLMAVKAEYYDKLNKLHRRLTISNINKVQGFWTMHHMQMENVQTGHKTIIRMDNQKFNIKLSPNLFTVSQLEKGL